The proteins below are encoded in one region of Flammeovirga kamogawensis:
- a CDS encoding SMI1/KNR4 family protein, with product MTPKQQLKSILSNQYESEDEDLYKVELLDGMTDSEIENLKSQLPNNILPNEIEELLRFSKGFEFYGLEEVRFDAFGHFGFEEMFPNSIQLAGDGFGNFSILDIDSKGNWNSVYYVCHDPAVIVKHSENLTEFIKHVDEFGHKGNQSNLDSIHEKTVMDIWSEKVGIMEKNEKDYDFENGQIELPEMFLVADLSEKPIKTGFPWGKSGPNTKIIRPTDDPIWIVEKRVKQGFPSRLFGGKK from the coding sequence ATGACACCAAAACAACAATTAAAATCAATCCTGTCAAATCAATATGAATCGGAAGACGAAGACTTGTATAAGGTTGAATTGTTGGACGGTATGACAGATAGCGAGATTGAAAACTTAAAAAGTCAACTTCCAAATAATATTTTACCTAATGAAATCGAAGAATTACTAAGATTCAGTAAAGGCTTTGAATTCTATGGACTTGAAGAAGTACGTTTTGATGCATTCGGTCATTTTGGGTTTGAAGAAATGTTTCCAAACTCAATCCAACTCGCAGGAGATGGATTTGGGAATTTTTCGATTTTGGACATTGACTCAAAAGGAAATTGGAATTCAGTTTACTATGTCTGTCACGACCCAGCTGTAATAGTAAAACACTCTGAAAATTTAACAGAGTTCATTAAACACGTTGACGAGTTTGGACATAAGGGTAATCAATCCAATTTGGACAGTATTCACGAAAAGACCGTAATGGACATTTGGAGTGAAAAAGTCGGAATAATGGAAAAGAATGAGAAGGACTATGACTTTGAAAACGGACAAATTGAATTGCCAGAAATGTTTTTAGTAGCAGACTTGTCCGAAAAACCAATAAAAACAGGATTTCCGTGGGGCAAATCAGGACCGAATACAAAAATCATAAGACCAACTGACGATCCGATTTGGATTGTTGAGAAACGAGTAAAACAAGGTTTTCCATCGAGACTTTTCGGTGGAAAGAAATAA